A genomic segment from Aegilops tauschii subsp. strangulata cultivar AL8/78 chromosome 1, Aet v6.0, whole genome shotgun sequence encodes:
- the LOC120976540 gene encoding ATP synthase subunit 9, mitochondrial: MEVQAQVLRIINRKSKKEQRRKNVTRKVFSQLEMLERAKSIGAGAATIALAGAAVGIGNVLSSLIHSVARNPSLAKQSFGYAILGFALTEAIALFAPMMAFLISFVFRSHKKS, encoded by the coding sequence ATGGAGGTGCAGGCCCAAGTACTTCGAATCATCAACAGGAAATCCAAGAAAGAACAGCGAAGGAAAAACGTGACAAGAAAAGTGTtttctcaactcgagatgttagAACGTGCTAAATCAATAGGTGCCGGAGCTGCTACAATTGCTTTAGCCGGAGCTGCTGTCGGTATTGGAAACGTCCTCAGTTCTTTGATTCATTCCGTGGCGCGAAATCCATCATTGGCTAAACAATCATTTGGTTATGCCATTTTGGGCTTTGCTCTCACCGAAGCTATTGCATTGTTTGCCCCAATGATGGCCTTTCTGATCTCATTCGTTTTCCGATCGCATAAAAAGTCATGA
- the LOC120976604 gene encoding LOW QUALITY PROTEIN: ATP synthase subunit alpha, mitochondrial (The sequence of the model RefSeq protein was modified relative to this genomic sequence to represent the inferred CDS: substituted 1 base at 1 genomic stop codon): MEFSPRAAELATLLESRMTNFYTNFQVDEIGRVVSVGDGIARVYGLNEIQAGEMVEFASGVKGIALNLENENVGIVVFGSDTAIKEGDLVKRTGSIVDVPAGKAMLGRVVDALGVPIDGKGALSDHEXRRVEVKAPGIIERKSVHEPMQTGLKAVDSLVPIGRGQRELIIGDRQTGKTAIAIDTILNQKQMNSRGTNESETLYCVYVAIGQKHSTVAQLVQILSEANALEYSILVAATASDPAPLQFLAPCSGCAMGEYFRDNGMHTLIIYDDLSKQAVAYQQMSLLLRRPPGREAFPGDVFYLHSRLLERAAKRSDQIGAGSSTALPVIETQAGDVSAYIPTNVISITDGQICLETELFYHGIRPAINVVLSVSRVGSAAQLKAMKQVCGSSKLELAEYREVAAFAQFGSDLDAATQALLNRGARLTEVPKQPQYEPLPIEKQIVVIYAAVNGFCDRMPLDRISQYEKAILSTINPELQKSFLEKGGLTNERKMEPDASLKESTLPYL; the protein is encoded by the coding sequence ATGGAATTCTCACCCAGAGCTGCGGAACTCGCGACTCTATTAGAAAGTAGAATGACCAACTTTTACACGAATTTTCAAGTGGATGAGATCGGTCGAGTGGTCTCAGTTGGAGATGGGATTGCACGTGTTTATGGATTGAACGAGATTCAAGCAGGAGAAATGGTGGAATTTGCCAGCGGTGTGAAAGGAATCGCCTTAAATCTTGAGAATGAGAATGTAGGTATTGTTGTCTTTGGTAGTGATACCGCTATTAAAGAAGGAGATCTTGTCAAGCGCACTGGATCTATTGTGGATGTTCCTGCGGGAAAGGCCATGTTAGGCCGTGTGGTCGACGCCTTGGGAGTACCTATTGATGGAAAAGGGGCTCTAAGCGATCACGAATGAAGACGTGTCGAAGTGAAAGCCCCAGGGATTATTGAACGTAAATCTGTGCATGAACCCATGCAAACAGGCTTAAAAGCAGTGGATAGCCTGGTTCCTATAGGCCGTGGTCAACGAGAACTTATAATCGGGGACAGACAAACTGGAAAAACTGCAATAGCTATCGATACTATATTAAACCAAAAGCAAATGAACTCAAGGGGCACAAATGAGAGTGAGACATTGTATTGTGTCTATGTTGCGATTGGACAAAAACACTCGACTGTGGCACAATTAGTTCAAATTCTTTCAGAAGCGAATGCTTTGGAATATTCCATTCTTGTAGCAGCCACCGCTTCGGATCCTGCTCCTCTGCAATTTCTGGCCCCATGTTCAGGGTGTGCCATGGGGGAATATTTCCGCGATAATGGAATGCACACATTAATTATATATGATGATCTAAGTAAACAGGCGGTGGCATATCAACAAATGTCATTATTGTTACGCCGACCACCAGGTCGTGAGGCTTTCCCAGGGGATGTTTTCTATTTACATTCCCGTCTCTTAGAAAGAGCCGCTAAACGATCGGACCAGATAGGTGCAGGTAGCTCGACTGCGTTACCCGTGATTGAAACACAAGCTGGAGATGTATCGGCCTATATCCCCACCAATGTGATCTCCATTACTGATGGACAAATATGTTTGGAAACAGAGCTCTTTTATCACGGAATTAGACCAGCTATTAACGTTGTCTTATCCGTCAGTCGCGTCGGGTCTGCCGCTCAGTTGAAAGCTATGAAACAAGTCTGCGGTAGTTCAAAACTGGAATTGGCAGAATATCGCGAAGTGGCCGCCTTCGCTCAATTTGGGTCAGACCTTGATGCTGCGACTCAGGCATTACTCAATAGAGGTGCAAGGCTTACAGAAGTGCCCAAACAACCACAATATGAACCACTTCCAATTGAAAAACAAATTGTTGTGATTTATGCTGCTGTCAACGGCTTCTGTGATCGAATGCCACTAGATAGAATTTCTCAATATGAAAAGGCCATTCTAAGTACTATTAATCCTGAATTACAAAAATCCTTCTTAGAAAAAGGTGGCTTAACTAACGAAAGAAAGATGGAACCAGATGCTTCTTTAAAAGAAAGCACTTTGCCTTACCTGTGA